In Anaerococcus prevotii DSM 20548, the genomic window AGAGGGCGAGCCTGTTGCCCTAGTAGATGGTAAGGAAATCTACGCTGGCCTTGACGGAATGGTTCGTGGTATGATCAATGAGGGAATCCAAGTGACTAAGGGGATGAAGGTCGGAGATGTCGACCCAAGAGTGATTCCTCGTAATGTGGGGACTATTTCTGATAAGGCTAGGCTAATCGGTGGAGGGAGTCTCGAGGGACTTCTCATAATGAAAAGAAGGAAGGGGCTATGAAGGCAGATATTTTAGAGAAAATTTACGAAGAAAACCAAAAGGGAAGGGATGCAGCCCTGGTATTTTTGATAGAAAACAAGGGCTCTACTCCTGGAGAAGATAACTCCCTAATGGCTGTTACATCAGCTGGTAAGTCCTTTGGTACAATCGGCGGAGGCAAAATTGAGGCTGATGTCATAAGAAGGTGTATGGAAGGCTTTGCTAAGGGAGAATCCTTCGAGTTTGACTACAATCTATCCCAAAATGGAGAGCTCAAGATGAGCTGCGGGGGAGATTCGAGAGGATTTGTAAAATACTTCAAGGCAGCCAATCGCCTTGTAATCTTTGGCGCAGGCCACATTTCCCAGAAGCTAGCGAGGATTGCTACAAAGACTAACTTTGAAGTTACAGTAATAGATGATAGAAGTGAGTTTAAGGATAGTCCCGACTTTAGTGAAATCAAGGAATATATGACATCTCCAATCGAGGAAGCAGTAGGTAAAATAGACTTCGATAAGGACAAGACCTATATAGTCCTTTGCACTAGAGGACACGCCCATGATTCCAAGGCCCTTAGGGAAATCATAGGAAAGGACTTCCACTATCTAGGAATGATTGGCTCAAAGGCCAAGGTCGTAAGAGTCTTTAAGGAACTTGAAGAAGCTAGATTTAAGAGAGAAGACTTGGATAAAATCTACACTCCTATAGGACTTGATCTAGACAATGGTTCTGTAGAAGAGATTGCAATTTCAATCATGGCAGAGATTTTGATGATTAAAAATAAAAAGACTGGTGAAATCCAGAAACTCCACTAAAATGCTAAAGGTAATAATGCTAATAGCCTTCCTTATAGGAAGTTTTTATAATTTTAGGTTGGGCTATTCGAATGAAATTAGAATTAAAATCAAGGCGACTTTTCTAATTATTATAGGAGCCTATTCTATTTTGATCTTTATAATGGCTGGGAAAAAGGATGGAAGTTTATTTGGATTAATCCTAGCCCTATCGACAATCATTCTTCTCCTAAGCAATATCCTAAGTCAAGGAGTAAGAAAAGATGGCTTTGTCCTAATGAATGGAGCCAATCCCCTTCTGCTCCTTATAAAGCTAAGCGATGTCAAGGATATAAGCTTAGAGGAAAAGAAGGCAGGAATTAAGCTTACTATTAAGGCGCATGGAACTTGTTTTGTCGAATATTTTAAGAAGAAAGACATGAAAAAACTAGAAGAATTTATTGCGGACCTACAGAAAAAGTAAGTCTAAAAAGCTAAGTGAATAATAATCTCTCTTTTGGTTATAAATAGACTAGGAGGATATATGAAATTTTTACACACTATGATTAGAGTTAAGGACCTTGATAAGTCCTATAAGTTTTATACAGAAGAGTTGGGTTTTGTTGAAAGCAGAAGAAAGGAATTTCCAGACAAGAAATTCGACCTTGTTTACCTAAAGCTTCCTGCTTCACCTGATTACGAATTGGAGCTAACCTACAATTACGACCAAGAAGAAGCTTACGACCTAGGAAATGGATACGGCCATATAGCAATCTCACACCCAGATATCAAGTCTTTTAGAAAAGAGTTAAGTGATAAGGGCTATGAGGTTACAGAACTTAGAGGCCTAAGCGATAATTCAGATAAGTACTTTTTCGTAACAGATCCAGATGGATACAAGATTGAAATTATACAGAAAAAATAATAAAAAAATTAAAAGGGCTGGCGGATTAAATCTGCTGGCCCTATTTGTATATTTGGGATATATCTCTTAGGGCTAGGATTGCCCTATCGACTTCCTCATTTGTGTTGAAGTAAGAAAAGGAAAATCTCACTATCCCCTGTTTTTCAGTAGCAAAATGCCTATGGATTAGGGGAGCACAATGGGAACCGGGTCTTGTTTGGATATTGTAGTCCTCATCGAGGATGAGGGAGATTTCATCTGAGGAGATATCTCCAATATTAAAAGAAACTAGGCCTGTTTTAAGACAGTCTGGGTCCTTGGAGTAGAACTTAAGGTCAGGGATTTCTTCAATCCCTCGGTAAAATCTACTTGCAAGCTCTCTTACTTTTTTATTTATCTTATCAATGCCCTCATCTAGGATGAAGTCGACTCCTGCCTTTAGGGCGATTTGACCTAGGAAGTTGGCCGTTCCTGCTTCAAATATTTGGGGGAAGGAAGGGGGCATGGTCTCCCTGAAAGAATCTATCCCGCTACCTCCGGCAAATACTTGAGCGAAAAGAAAGTTTCCGTTTTTGATTAGTCCGCCGGTCCCGCTTGGCCCGTAAAGGGATTTGTGTCCTGTAAAGGCAAAGAGTGAGTTTTCGTATTTTCCCATATCGATATCGATAAGGCCCAGGCTTTGGGCACAATCTACTATCATTAGTAGCTCGTTTTCTCTGGCAAAATCATAGACCCTATCCAGGTCCTTTACATCTCCTAAAAGATTTGATGCGGAATTTATGACGAGAAATTTCGTGTTTTTTCTTAAAAGCTTGGGAAGGCTCTGGTATTTAAGCTCGTAATTCTCATCAAAGTCTACAAAGGAAATATCAGCTCCCGTTTGATAGAGGGGGCGGAGGATAGAGTTATGTTCTGTAGTCGAGGTGATGATGTGGTCATCCTTGTTTACCAAGGACTTGATGGCAAAGTTTAGGGCGAAGGTGGCGTTTGCTGTAAGGAGGATATCTGAGGGATTTTCTATATGGCAAAGCCTAGCCAGGGACTTTTTCGTATCAAAGATTGCCATCATGGAGTTTTGAGAAAGCATGTGGCCTGACCTTGATGGATTGCCGTAATTTCCAGAAGAAATTACTTCAACTAGCTTATCTGTCATAGCCTTGGGCTTGTGGATAGTCGTAGCAGCGTTATCAAAATACATATGAAGAAATTACCCTCCTCCCATTTTTATCTCGCTCCATGAGGAAAATCCCATCATAATCACTTTCCTCTAGGATGGCTAGGGCCTTAGTCAAATCTTTTTCTCTTATTCTTAAAGCATAGCCACAGCCAGCATCGATTTCTGGAGGCAAGGGGATTAGTCTTGCCTTATCGAAATTCTTTAGCTTATCGAGGGCGGCTGCCGGGTCTTCGAATTTCTCGAAGGAGAAAAGTACGAAATCTTCTCCTAGCATGGACTAACTGTGTGATAGCTTCTTAGGATTTCGACAATCTTATACATATTTGTAATCTCTCCTACAGCAAGTTTTTCTTTTAGCTTGTAATTTCCCAGGCAAAGTCCACAAGATAGGATCTCTACGCCTTTTTCTTCGAGGGTCTTGAGGTCTTCTATGGTCTTTTCATTTGCTGCTGTAAGGAAGACTCCTCTGTTGTAGAAAATGACCTTTTCTGGAAGTTTATCTTGTTCTGTAAGGGCATAGATGAAACCTTCGAGTAGGCTTTTTGAGAAGTCCTCATCGCCCTTACCCATCCTATCATCAGAGATTGCTACAACATAGGAAGAGCTATCGATTTTATTTTCCCCTTCTGATACTTCTTCTTTGCTTTGGGAGTTTTTCTTAAGACTTACCCTGTAGATTCCGTCTTCGATTTTCTCAGAAGATGCTTCTATTTTAAGTTCCTTGGCCATCTTGGCGAGATTTTGAGTTGCTACTTCGTTATCTACTAGGATTTCGAAGTCTACTTCTTTTGGATTTTCCTTGATTAACTTCTTTGTTTCAATTACTGGTATTGGGCAAACTTTGCCTAAACAATCAATTTTTTTCATAATAGCTCCTTTATTTTACGATTATCTTGTAAGATCTTTTCCTTTTAACTTGACCTATTTGATAGATTTCCAAATTATTTTCCCTAAAGTCTGTGATTATCTTATCTGCTTCTTCTGGACTTACCGAAATGCACAAGCCGCCTGATGTCTGCGGATCAAAGAGGACTTCCTCCATGGCAAAATCATCTATCATAAACTCTACATCGCCTTCGAGGTAGTTTCTGTTATTTTGCCCACCAGAAGTATAGAGAAACTCAGCGGCAAGCTTTTTAGCAGGAGATAGGACTGGGACCTTGGCGCTTTCAAGGATTATAGTAAAGTCATTCCCTGCCATTTCTGAAAGATGGCCCAAAAGGCCAAAGCCTGTAATATCAGTCGCTGCGTGGATTTGATATTTGACGAAGATATCCCTGGCGTATTTATTGAGAGTCGCCATCTGCCTTGTGCAAGCTTCAAAGTCCTCATCACTTACGAGCCCCTGGGCAAAGTTTGCAGTAACTAGCCCTGTGCCGATTTTTTTCGTAAGAAGGATTACGTCCCCATCTTTTGGCGTATTATTTTCCCGAATTTCCTTCTTTTTGACCTTACCTGTGACAGAAAGGCCATACTTGATGGTCTTATCATGGATTGAATGGCCACCGGTTAGGCTTGCCTTGGCCTCACTGACCTTATCATTACCTCCACGGAGGATTTCTTTGAGGATAGCGAAGTCCTCTTCTAGGGGAAATGTCACGATATTAAGGGCAGATATGACCTCTCCTCCCATAGCGTAGACATCGCTTAGGGCGTTGGCAGCAGCGATTTGACCAAATAGATAGGGATCTTCGACCATAGTAGGGAAAAAATCCAGGGTCTGGATCACGCAAGTTTCGCCATCGATGTCGATAATTGCAGCATCGTCATTCTTGTCGAAGCCAACTAGGACATCGTGCCTTCTGTAGGGTGTAATATCCTTTAATAATTTATCCAAATTACCTGCGGCAATCTTGGCATTGCAACCGCCGCATACTTCTAAGTTCTTCATAGGACCTCCTTCTAATATTCTACCGAATATTTTTCAAAAATACATCAAGAAAGGTTTTCATATAATAGATAAAGGCTAATAGATATTTTACTTAAATAAAAAGAATTATTGTTCTATAAATTATTAATGTTAGGTTAATGAAGGGAAAAATAAATAAACTACTACAAAGGAAAATGATCCAATAGATTAATATAGAATTGATATATTGTTTCGCTAAGCAAATTATTATCGTAAATTAAAATATGATAATAGGAGGTAAATATGGATAAAGATACTAAGAAACTTTCATACTGGATTTCTTTAGGAGCCTTGTTTGGGATAGTGCTTGGAATTTCTAATAGTAAAAAAATAATTTATCTTCTTCCTACCAATAAGCCTGTTAAATAGTACATTAATAGAAGGAGGAAGTATGAATTTTTTGGAAAATATTATTACGTCTTTGATGTTGATTAGGGTGACGGATATTATTGATATTGCAATTGTTGCCTTTGTTATTTATAAACTTTTCTCACTTCTAAGAAACACCAGGGCTGAACAGGTGCTTAAAGGGCTTATTTTTGTTTTGTTTTTCGCCTCTATTGCGGATATTCTAAATCTTAATACAGTCTCTTGGGTGATGAATCAATTCTTGACAGTTGCCCTAGTCTTTATCATAGTTGTCTTTCAGCCAGAGCTTAGGAGTGCTCTTGAAAGGCTCGGTAGGGGTAGGAGTTTGTTTTCTAGTGAAAAGATCCAGAGGGATGAGAGAAGTATAGATGAGCTAGTTTCTGCTATGAGCTCTCTTTCTAGGCAAAAGATAGGAGCTCTTGTGGTTTTGGAAAGGGAAGTTGGTCTTTCTGATATTATAGAAAGTGGGACCAAGCTTGATAGTGATATCTCTTCAGAGCTTCTTATCAATATCTTTATTCCCAACACTCCCCTTCATGATGGGGCTGTGATTATTAGAAAAAATACTATCGCTGCAGCAGCTTGCTACTTGCCTTTGTCTTCTTCAAATACTATAGCCAAGGAGCTTGGTACAAGACATAGGGCAGCTATTGGGATTTCTGAAAAGAGCGATTGTCTTGTGGTCATTGTATCAGAAGAGACAGGAAATATTTCTGTTGCAGAAAATGGCAAGATTAATAGATATTTTGATGAGGAAAGCCTTAGGATTAGACTTAAAAATGAGCTTGTAAATACTGATGATCTATTGAAGAAAGAGAAGAAGGGAGAGGTAAATGAAAAAGAAAAATGATGTGCAATTGATAGTCCTATCGGTTATACTTGCCATTGTCATGTGGGCTTTTGTAGTTACTTCGACTAACCCTTCTGTAAATAGGACCTTTAGGAATGTTCCTATCCTTGTCCAAAACAAGGACGCTCTAGAAGCTAGGGGCTATACAATTATAGGTCTCGATGAGGCAAGTAATGTCAATATCAGAGTTGAGGGCACTAGGGATAAGATTGTCGGAACCAAGCAAAACGACATCCAAGCAAGTATTGACGTTAAGGATGTAAAGGAAGGAATTCAATCTGTTGGGGTTAAGGTAGATACACCAAGTGGGGTTGGGATTTCCATGGTAGATCCTCCTTCAATCAATATCAATGTCCAAAAGAAGGTGGAAAAGTCCCTGCCTATTAATATCGTGATAAAGGATAGCCTCAAGGACGGAAGGTCTGTAGAGATTAACGAACAGTCAATCAAGGAAGTCACAGTCAAAGGACCTGTATCAGCAATAAATCAGATCGATAGAGTTGAAGTAAATATTGATGAGGAAAGCTATCTAGATGGAAAAATCCATAATCTAGATATCCATATTTTGGATAAGGACGGCAAGGAAGTTACAGGAATAGAGAAGTCAAATGATGATATAAATATTTCCTTTAGGGCAGAGGAAACTAAGAGAGTTCCCATAAAAATGAGTTATTATGGTGAGCCAGCTGTGGGCTTCGATATTAAAAATATAAGTCTATCTCAGAAGGAATGTGTCCTAAAGGGAGATAGCGGGGCTCTTAAGTCGGTAGATCAAATCGAGACTTATCCTGTAAATATTAGCGAGCTTAAATCTGATAAGAATGGTGAGATCAAGCTCAATCTTCCTGACGGAGTAAGTCTCTATGATGGGAAAGATCCTGTATCCTACAAGATAGAAGTAGGAAGAAAAGAAAAGTAATGAGACTTAAGACAAAGATTAATTATGAAAATATAATAGAAAGATTAAAAGAGGCTGGCTTTAAGTCTTTTCCTGTGGGAGGAGCTGTTAGAGACAGCCTTCTTTCTAGGGAAGTTTCTGATATAGATATCACAACTGATGCAAGGCCAGAAGAGATCGAGGAAGTCTTTAGGGACTTTAAGCTTATAGATATTGGAAAGAGATTTGGGACAATCAAAGTCATAATAGAAGGAGAAGCCTTCGAGATTACAACTTTTAGAAAGGAAAGTGCCTATAGGGACGGGAGACATCCTACAGAAGTTAGATTTTCTGATAATCTGATAGATGACCTAGAAAGAAGAGACTTTACCATAAACGCTATGGCCTTTGACCAGGGAGAGATAATAGATCCTTTTGGGGGTCGTGATGACCTATCGATGAAAGTCATAAGGGCTGTGGGAGATGCTAGAGAAAGAATAGATGAAGACCTCTTAAGAAGTCTTAGGGCGGTGCGTTTTGCCAACCGCTTGGGCTTTACTATAGAAGAATCCCTCAAGGAAGCTATTAGGGAAAATGCCAATAAGATTAATTCCATATCCCAGGAGAGGATAGCCAGTGAATTAAGTGAAATCCTCACTTCAGCCACTCCTTCCAGTGGGATAAGGCTTATGGATGAAGTAGGGCTCTTAGCTGAAATTTTCCCTGAAGTGAAAAGAACGGTAGGCTTTGACCAACATTCGAGTTATCACTCTGATGATGTCTACAATCATAGTCTTAAGGTCCTTGATAAAAGCCCGGCAGATCTTGCCGTAAGATTTTCTGCCCTCTACCACGATGTGGGCAAGGTCTATACATTTTTCCTAGATGAAAGAGGAGAGGGAAGATTCTTCGGCCACCAGAATCTTTCAGAAGAGATGTTAAGGAAAAGGCTTAAGGAACTAAAATTTTCCAATAAATTCATAGATGATGCGACAAGCCTTGTCAAAAGACATATGGACTGTTCCAATACTTACACGAAAAAGTCTATCAGAAAGCTTCTTAGAAGACTAGGTGAAGGCAATCTTAGGCAATTATTTGACCTACAAAGGGCGGACATACTTTCGACCAAACATCCTGATACTAGTAACATAGATCTTGGAGAAGAAATACTTACCGAAGTCTTAAAAGATAATATACCTAAGAAAAGGTCAGAGCTAGCTATTGACGGAAATGACCTTATAAGTATGGGCTATCCTCAAGGAAAGATTATAGGAGATCTTTTAAGAATAATCGAAGAAGAAATATTAGAAGAAAATTTAGAAAATAATAAAAAAGCAATCGAGGACTTTTTGATGAGAATGGGTAAAAATCTTGATAGCTTGACAAAGAAGTAGTATATTATTTCAATGAGTAAGAACACCAGGAGGAAAAAATGACAGAATTAAAATCACACGAAAATAACATAGCAAAATTCGAATTCGACGTGCCTTATGATGAGTTCAAAAAGGCAACTGACACTGTATATAAAAGAAACAAATCTAGATATAGGGTAGATGGCTTTAGACCAGGTCACGTTTCTAGAAAAGTACTTGAGAAAATGTACGGACCAGAAATCTTCTACGATGAAGCAATCAAGATAGTTTTCCCTACACCATACGAAAAAGCTGTAGAAGAACTTGGCCTTGAAGTAATCGACCAACCATCAGTAGACCTAGACGATATCGAAAAAGGAAAAGATATCACATTTAAGGTTGAAGTTGAAACAAAACCACACCCAGAACTAGGAGACTATTCAGAACTAATCGTTGAAGAAGTATCTAGTGAAGTAACAGATGAAGATGTAGAAGCAGAGCTTAAGAAACAACAAGACGAAAACGCAAGACTAGTTCCAGTTGAAGATGGCGAAGCTAAGGAAGGCGATACAGTAAATATTGACTTTGATGGTTTCCTTGATGGAGAAAGATTCGAAGGCGGTAAGGCAGA contains:
- a CDS encoding XdhC family protein, which produces MKADILEKIYEENQKGRDAALVFLIENKGSTPGEDNSLMAVTSAGKSFGTIGGGKIEADVIRRCMEGFAKGESFEFDYNLSQNGELKMSCGGDSRGFVKYFKAANRLVIFGAGHISQKLARIATKTNFEVTVIDDRSEFKDSPDFSEIKEYMTSPIEEAVGKIDFDKDKTYIVLCTRGHAHDSKALREIIGKDFHYLGMIGSKAKVVRVFKELEEARFKREDLDKIYTPIGLDLDNGSVEEIAISIMAEILMIKNKKTGEIQKLH
- a CDS encoding VOC family protein, producing the protein MKFLHTMIRVKDLDKSYKFYTEELGFVESRRKEFPDKKFDLVYLKLPASPDYELELTYNYDQEEAYDLGNGYGHIAISHPDIKSFRKELSDKGYEVTELRGLSDNSDKYFFVTDPDGYKIEIIQKK
- a CDS encoding aminotransferase class V-fold PLP-dependent enzyme; this translates as MYFDNAATTIHKPKAMTDKLVEVISSGNYGNPSRSGHMLSQNSMMAIFDTKKSLARLCHIENPSDILLTANATFALNFAIKSLVNKDDHIITSTTEHNSILRPLYQTGADISFVDFDENYELKYQSLPKLLRKNTKFLVINSASNLLGDVKDLDRVYDFARENELLMIVDCAQSLGLIDIDMGKYENSLFAFTGHKSLYGPSGTGGLIKNGNFLFAQVFAGGSGIDSFRETMPPSFPQIFEAGTANFLGQIALKAGVDFILDEGIDKINKKVRELASRFYRGIEEIPDLKFYSKDPDCLKTGLVSFNIGDISSDEISLILDEDYNIQTRPGSHCAPLIHRHFATEKQGIVRFSFSYFNTNEEVDRAILALRDISQIYK
- a CDS encoding DUF3343 domain-containing protein: MLGEDFVLFSFEKFEDPAAALDKLKNFDKARLIPLPPEIDAGCGYALRIREKDLTKALAILEESDYDGIFLMERDKNGRRVISSYVF
- the yedF gene encoding sulfurtransferase-like selenium metabolism protein YedF, whose translation is MKKIDCLGKVCPIPVIETKKLIKENPKEVDFEILVDNEVATQNLAKMAKELKIEASSEKIEDGIYRVSLKKNSQSKEEVSEGENKIDSSSYVVAISDDRMGKGDEDFSKSLLEGFIYALTEQDKLPEKVIFYNRGVFLTAANEKTIEDLKTLEEKGVEILSCGLCLGNYKLKEKLAVGEITNMYKIVEILRSYHTVSPC
- the selD gene encoding selenide, water dikinase SelD gives rise to the protein MKNLEVCGGCNAKIAAGNLDKLLKDITPYRRHDVLVGFDKNDDAAIIDIDGETCVIQTLDFFPTMVEDPYLFGQIAAANALSDVYAMGGEVISALNIVTFPLEEDFAILKEILRGGNDKVSEAKASLTGGHSIHDKTIKYGLSVTGKVKKKEIRENNTPKDGDVILLTKKIGTGLVTANFAQGLVSDEDFEACTRQMATLNKYARDIFVKYQIHAATDITGFGLLGHLSEMAGNDFTIILESAKVPVLSPAKKLAAEFLYTSGGQNNRNYLEGDVEFMIDDFAMEEVLFDPQTSGGLCISVSPEEADKIITDFRENNLEIYQIGQVKRKRSYKIIVK
- the cdaA gene encoding diadenylate cyclase CdaA, which codes for MNFLENIITSLMLIRVTDIIDIAIVAFVIYKLFSLLRNTRAEQVLKGLIFVLFFASIADILNLNTVSWVMNQFLTVALVFIIVVFQPELRSALERLGRGRSLFSSEKIQRDERSIDELVSAMSSLSRQKIGALVVLEREVGLSDIIESGTKLDSDISSELLINIFIPNTPLHDGAVIIRKNTIAAAACYLPLSSSNTIAKELGTRHRAAIGISEKSDCLVVIVSEETGNISVAENGKINRYFDEESLRIRLKNELVNTDDLLKKEKKGEVNEKEK
- a CDS encoding CdaR family protein, with the protein product MKKKNDVQLIVLSVILAIVMWAFVVTSTNPSVNRTFRNVPILVQNKDALEARGYTIIGLDEASNVNIRVEGTRDKIVGTKQNDIQASIDVKDVKEGIQSVGVKVDTPSGVGISMVDPPSININVQKKVEKSLPINIVIKDSLKDGRSVEINEQSIKEVTVKGPVSAINQIDRVEVNIDEESYLDGKIHNLDIHILDKDGKEVTGIEKSNDDINISFRAEETKRVPIKMSYYGEPAVGFDIKNISLSQKECVLKGDSGALKSVDQIETYPVNISELKSDKNGEIKLNLPDGVSLYDGKDPVSYKIEVGRKEK
- a CDS encoding CCA tRNA nucleotidyltransferase, with amino-acid sequence MRLKTKINYENIIERLKEAGFKSFPVGGAVRDSLLSREVSDIDITTDARPEEIEEVFRDFKLIDIGKRFGTIKVIIEGEAFEITTFRKESAYRDGRHPTEVRFSDNLIDDLERRDFTINAMAFDQGEIIDPFGGRDDLSMKVIRAVGDARERIDEDLLRSLRAVRFANRLGFTIEESLKEAIRENANKINSISQERIASELSEILTSATPSSGIRLMDEVGLLAEIFPEVKRTVGFDQHSSYHSDDVYNHSLKVLDKSPADLAVRFSALYHDVGKVYTFFLDERGEGRFFGHQNLSEEMLRKRLKELKFSNKFIDDATSLVKRHMDCSNTYTKKSIRKLLRRLGEGNLRQLFDLQRADILSTKHPDTSNIDLGEEILTEVLKDNIPKKRSELAIDGNDLISMGYPQGKIIGDLLRIIEEEILEENLENNKKAIEDFLMRMGKNLDSLTKK